A section of the Streptomyces sp. NBC_00178 genome encodes:
- a CDS encoding helix-turn-helix domain-containing protein, with protein sequence MYRLARTGGTAELLRRLALRAGGWAGILGADGTVLRAVAGNTRWSGHEAAGLASRAAREMTARGAGSYSLDTDGSTALLLPLAGASDDHGAVLALLAPKPVLPGLSTLLADAVMPLALSWAAESVERKRRRVDLAESRGREAVLHLLMTGQLSIARQVAGALLPKLPDPVRVCVVECSGGQRDEVARICAEASGGRTWIVRCPVYARHLILIMPAGGEDGPGGEDDPGGEDGPGGPEGARPLDLEVAGIVDDCVVGVSDTVRLPDTATAYQQAFHALAVARGTPGRHARFGAGQEPALLVGAAGARWADALLAPLLTHLPRRPQDPGSQELAATVASWLAFSSHATHHLKIHRNTLAARLKLIGEVLGVDLNRVADQAAVDLALRIRATPTLHRPSGGDGEAPPEDLDAVLRTPGVRDWAAAQLRLLGQAGPTGEETLRTWLRCEAQLSVSAAELGISVPGARKRLNRIEALLHRSLLRTPSARYDLWLAFRAADLAV encoded by the coding sequence ATGTACCGGCTGGCCCGCACCGGCGGGACGGCCGAGCTGCTGCGCAGACTGGCACTCAGGGCCGGGGGCTGGGCCGGGATCCTCGGCGCCGACGGCACGGTCCTGCGGGCCGTGGCCGGGAACACGCGGTGGTCCGGCCACGAGGCGGCCGGACTCGCCTCACGCGCGGCGCGGGAGATGACGGCACGGGGTGCGGGCTCGTACTCCCTCGACACCGACGGGAGCACGGCACTGCTGCTCCCCCTGGCGGGGGCGTCCGACGACCACGGGGCGGTCCTGGCCCTGCTCGCGCCGAAACCCGTCCTCCCCGGTCTGTCCACGCTGCTGGCCGACGCGGTGATGCCCCTGGCCCTGTCCTGGGCGGCGGAGAGCGTCGAGCGCAAACGGCGCCGGGTGGACCTCGCGGAGTCCCGGGGGCGTGAGGCCGTGCTGCACCTCCTGATGACGGGACAGCTCTCCATCGCCCGCCAGGTGGCGGGCGCCCTGCTGCCGAAGCTCCCCGATCCGGTCCGCGTCTGCGTCGTCGAGTGCTCGGGCGGGCAGCGGGACGAGGTGGCCCGGATATGCGCGGAGGCGTCGGGAGGCCGGACGTGGATCGTGCGCTGCCCGGTGTACGCCCGCCACCTGATCCTGATCATGCCGGCCGGCGGGGAGGACGGTCCGGGGGGAGAGGACGATCCCGGGGGAGAGGACGGTCCCGGGGGCCCGGAGGGCGCCCGCCCGCTCGACCTGGAGGTGGCCGGGATCGTGGACGACTGCGTCGTCGGCGTGAGCGACACGGTACGGCTCCCCGACACCGCGACCGCCTACCAGCAGGCCTTCCACGCCCTCGCCGTCGCCCGCGGAACACCCGGCAGGCACGCCAGGTTCGGTGCGGGACAGGAACCCGCGCTGCTCGTCGGCGCCGCCGGGGCGCGCTGGGCGGACGCCCTGCTCGCGCCGCTGCTCACCCACCTGCCGCGCCGCCCGCAGGATCCGGGCAGCCAGGAACTGGCGGCGACCGTCGCGTCCTGGCTGGCCTTCTCGTCCCACGCCACCCACCACCTGAAGATCCACCGCAACACGCTGGCCGCGCGGCTGAAGCTGATCGGCGAGGTCCTCGGAGTGGACCTGAACCGGGTCGCGGACCAGGCCGCCGTCGACCTGGCCCTGCGCATCAGGGCCACGCCCACGCTCCACCGCCCGAGCGGCGGGGACGGCGAGGCGCCCCCGGAGGACCTCGATGCGGTCCTGCGCACCCCGGGCGTGCGGGACTGGGCCGCCGCACAGCTGCGGCTGCTCGGACAGGCCGGGCCCACGGGGGAGGAGACCCTGCGGACGTGGCTGCGCTGCGAGGCCCAACTGAGCGTCTCCGCAGCCGAACTGGGCATCTCCGTGCCGGGTGCGCGCAAGCGGCTCAACCGGATCGAGGCCCTGCTGCACAGATCACTGCTCCGGACGCCGAGCGCGCGTTACGACCTGTGGCTCGCGTTCCGGGCCGCGGACCTGGCCGTCTGA
- a CDS encoding substrate-binding domain-containing protein, with protein sequence MEWLSPENVVAVLTAVLGVLTSAGVLWYERRVPRRKRIGYRVQMDTPIGSGISHGRANLRVGLFDDTPGMADATLVLLRIENDGSQSIADDDYTRRGDLPGLTAEFTGRTVRGIAVTHSPGAGHLMDHFTPADAVQYSGSLIRLPRVPLNRNEHFKLLVLLTGSDVGGPISVSGGIRDGVIVRNTAARPDEKPPLFGRASRIITVALTVCVVVLAGIIVVRDGTPPPMGCARGTLTVTGSTAFRPVVEELRKKYEEECEGSAIVVDTRGSNAGVRALEAEGSKPGAAGSPSLIALSDGPKPPGFRELHGRRVAVSLYSLVVNDTVPVRDLSLDEIRRIYGGGIRNWKEIEGGPDLEILLVSRDANSGTREVFQRRVLGGSELAASSRDCVTKDYPKAPVTRCELDGTDQVLSEVAALDGAIDYTEMRAGEVPAGTHQVSIDGISPSVGTIATSGYPYRETEYAYTYGSPPANSLAAGFLDYLDTYGEEVMRVNGHLPCATPEGMRLCGED encoded by the coding sequence ATGGAGTGGCTCAGCCCCGAAAACGTCGTCGCGGTGCTCACCGCGGTCCTGGGCGTCCTGACCTCGGCGGGGGTGCTCTGGTACGAGCGCCGTGTCCCGCGCCGCAAACGCATCGGCTACCGCGTGCAGATGGACACCCCCATAGGGAGCGGTATCAGCCACGGCAGGGCCAATCTGCGGGTCGGACTCTTCGACGACACACCGGGCATGGCCGACGCGACCCTCGTCCTGCTGCGCATCGAGAACGACGGCTCGCAGTCGATCGCGGACGACGACTACACCCGGCGCGGCGATCTCCCCGGCCTCACCGCCGAGTTCACCGGCCGCACCGTCCGGGGGATCGCGGTGACCCATTCGCCGGGCGCCGGCCACCTGATGGACCACTTCACCCCGGCCGACGCCGTCCAGTACAGCGGCTCCCTCATCCGGCTGCCCCGCGTCCCGCTCAACCGCAACGAGCACTTCAAGCTGCTGGTGCTCCTCACCGGGTCCGACGTGGGCGGACCGATCAGCGTCTCCGGCGGCATCCGGGACGGCGTGATCGTCCGGAACACGGCCGCGCGACCCGACGAGAAGCCCCCGCTGTTCGGCCGGGCGTCCAGGATCATCACCGTCGCACTCACCGTCTGCGTCGTCGTGCTCGCCGGCATCATCGTCGTACGGGACGGGACCCCGCCCCCGATGGGCTGTGCCAGGGGCACCCTCACCGTCACGGGCTCCACCGCGTTCCGGCCGGTGGTGGAGGAGCTGAGGAAGAAGTACGAGGAGGAGTGCGAGGGCTCCGCCATCGTCGTCGACACCCGCGGCAGCAACGCCGGCGTGCGCGCGCTCGAAGCCGAGGGGTCGAAGCCCGGGGCGGCCGGCTCCCCCTCCCTCATCGCCCTGTCGGACGGCCCGAAGCCGCCCGGCTTCCGCGAGCTGCACGGCAGGCGGGTCGCGGTGTCGCTCTACTCCCTGGTCGTCAACGACACCGTCCCGGTGCGCGATCTGTCCCTCGACGAGATCAGACGGATATACGGCGGCGGGATCCGCAACTGGAAGGAGATCGAAGGCGGGCCCGACCTGGAGATCCTGCTGGTCAGCCGGGACGCCAACTCGGGCACCAGGGAGGTGTTCCAGCGGCGTGTCCTCGGTGGCAGCGAGCTTGCCGCGTCGTCTCGCGACTGCGTCACCAAGGACTATCCCAAGGCTCCCGTGACCCGGTGCGAACTCGACGGCACGGACCAGGTCCTGTCCGAGGTCGCCGCGCTCGACGGTGCCATCGACTACACCGAGATGCGCGCCGGCGAGGTGCCGGCCGGGACGCACCAGGTGTCCATCGACGGCATCTCCCCGTCCGTCGGGACGATCGCCACCAGCGGCTATCCGTACCGGGAGACCGAGTACGCCTACACCTACGGCTCCCCGCCCGCGAACTCCCTCGCGGCCGGCTTCCTGGACTACCTCGACACCTACGGCGAGGAGGTCATGCGCGTCAACGGCCACCTGCCGTGCGCGACCCCCGAGGGGATGCGGCTCTGCGGCGAGGACTGA
- a CDS encoding adenylosuccinate synthase: protein MPALVLLGAQWGDEGKGKATDLLGGSVDYVVRYQGGNNAGHTVVVGDQKYALHLLPSGILSPGCTPVIGNGVVVDPAVLLSELSGLNERGVDTSKLLISGNAHLITPYNVTVDKVTERFLGKRKIGTTGRGIGPTYADKINRVGIRVQDLYDESILEQKVEAALEQKNQLLAKVFNRRAIEAGKIVEEMLQYAEQIKPYVADTTLILNDAIDEGKVVLFEGGQGTLLDVDHGTYPFVTSSNPTAGGACTGAGVGPTKITRVIGILKAYTTRVGAGPFPTELLDEDGEALRRIGGERGVTTGRDRRCGWFDAPIARYATRVNGLTDFFLTKLDVLTGWERIPVCVAYEIDGKRVEELPYNQTDFHHAKPIYENLPGWSEDITKAKTFSDLPKNAQAYVKALEDMSGAPISAIGVGPGRTETIEINSFI, encoded by the coding sequence GTGCCCGCACTTGTGCTGCTCGGTGCTCAGTGGGGTGACGAGGGCAAGGGGAAGGCCACCGACCTCCTCGGTGGATCCGTCGACTATGTGGTGCGCTACCAGGGCGGCAACAACGCCGGCCACACGGTCGTCGTAGGCGACCAGAAGTACGCACTGCATCTCCTCCCCTCCGGAATCCTGTCGCCGGGATGTACCCCGGTCATCGGTAACGGTGTCGTCGTCGACCCGGCGGTCCTGCTCTCCGAGCTGAGCGGCCTGAACGAGCGTGGCGTCGACACGTCCAAGCTCCTGATCAGCGGCAACGCTCATTTGATCACTCCGTACAACGTCACCGTCGACAAGGTGACGGAACGCTTCCTCGGGAAGCGCAAGATCGGCACGACCGGGCGCGGCATCGGCCCGACGTACGCCGACAAGATCAACCGCGTCGGCATCCGCGTCCAGGACCTCTACGACGAGTCGATCCTGGAGCAGAAGGTCGAGGCGGCGCTGGAGCAGAAGAACCAGCTGCTCGCCAAGGTCTTCAACCGGCGCGCGATCGAGGCCGGAAAGATCGTGGAGGAGATGCTCCAGTACGCGGAGCAGATCAAGCCGTACGTCGCCGACACGACGCTGATCCTGAACGACGCCATCGACGAGGGCAAGGTCGTCCTCTTCGAGGGCGGCCAGGGCACCCTGCTGGACGTCGACCACGGCACGTACCCCTTCGTCACCTCGTCGAACCCGACCGCGGGCGGCGCCTGCACCGGCGCCGGCGTGGGCCCGACGAAGATCACCCGGGTCATCGGCATCCTCAAGGCCTACACCACCCGCGTCGGTGCCGGCCCCTTCCCGACGGAACTTCTCGACGAGGACGGCGAGGCGCTGCGCAGGATCGGCGGCGAGCGCGGTGTCACCACCGGCCGCGACCGGCGCTGCGGATGGTTCGACGCCCCGATCGCGCGCTACGCGACCCGGGTCAACGGGCTCACCGACTTCTTCCTCACCAAGCTGGACGTGCTGACCGGCTGGGAGCGGATCCCGGTGTGCGTGGCGTACGAGATCGACGGCAAGCGCGTCGAGGAACTCCCGTACAACCAGACCGACTTCCACCACGCGAAGCCGATCTACGAGAACCTTCCGGGCTGGTCCGAGGACATCACCAAGGCCAAGACCTTCTCCGACCTGCCGAAGAACGCGCAGGCGTACGTCAAGGCGCTGGAGGACATGTCCGGCGCCCCGATCTCCGCGATCGGCGTCGGCCCCGGCCGGACCGAGACCATCGAGATCAACTCCTTCATCTAG
- a CDS encoding glycoside hydrolase family 19 protein, whose product MFKRVMSLIAALGAVIATLVILPATTAAAAACAPAWNASAVYWGGGSASYNGHNWSAKWWTQNERPGTADVWADQGTCGNGGTDPGQPSGFVVSEAQFNQMFPGRNSFYTYSGLTAALSAYPGFANSGSDTVKKQEAAAFLANVSHETGGLVHIVEQNTANYPHYCDTSQSYGCPAGQAAYYGRGPIQLSWNFNYKAAGDALGIDLLGNPWQVEQNASVAWKTGLWYWNTQSGPGTMTPHNAIVNGAGFGETIRSINGSIECNGGNPAQVQSRIDKYKAFTQILGTTPGSNLSC is encoded by the coding sequence GTGTTCAAACGTGTCATGAGCCTGATTGCCGCGCTCGGCGCGGTCATCGCCACGCTCGTCATTCTTCCCGCCACCACGGCCGCCGCCGCTGCCTGCGCTCCCGCCTGGAACGCCTCCGCCGTCTACTGGGGCGGCGGCTCCGCCTCGTACAACGGACACAACTGGTCCGCGAAGTGGTGGACGCAGAACGAACGCCCCGGCACGGCCGACGTCTGGGCCGACCAGGGCACGTGCGGCAACGGCGGTACGGACCCGGGCCAGCCCTCGGGCTTCGTCGTCAGCGAGGCCCAGTTCAACCAGATGTTCCCGGGCCGGAACTCCTTCTACACCTACAGCGGCCTCACCGCGGCCCTGAGCGCCTACCCGGGCTTCGCGAACAGCGGCAGTGACACGGTCAAGAAGCAGGAGGCGGCCGCCTTCCTCGCCAACGTGAGCCACGAGACCGGTGGCCTGGTCCACATCGTGGAGCAGAACACGGCCAACTACCCGCACTACTGCGACACCAGCCAGTCCTACGGCTGCCCGGCCGGCCAGGCCGCGTACTACGGCCGGGGCCCGATCCAGCTCAGCTGGAACTTCAACTACAAGGCCGCCGGTGACGCCCTCGGCATCGACCTGCTCGGCAACCCGTGGCAGGTGGAGCAGAACGCCTCCGTCGCCTGGAAGACCGGCCTCTGGTACTGGAACACGCAGTCCGGCCCCGGCACGATGACCCCGCACAACGCCATCGTCAACGGCGCCGGCTTCGGCGAGACCATCCGGTCCATCAACGGCAGCATCGAGTGCAACGGCGGCAACCCCGCCCAGGTGCAGAGCCGCATCGACAAGTACAAGGCGTTCACCCAGATCCTCGGCACCACCCCCGGCTCGAACCTGAGCTGCTGA
- the dnaN gene encoding DNA polymerase III subunit beta, translated as MEFRIERGALTDAVSRAARVLPARSPVPVLGGLLLDAGPGGLSVSGLDFEASARIETVADTLRAGKVLVMGRRLLDICKVLPEGPVECAVEGSRFTVAGGGSRFGLSVLPLDDYPALPPLPELRGTVDAAEFASAVGDVAVAAGRDDTLPALTGIGLGLDGSTMTLAATDRYRFAVRTLPFAGKAPDVTADVLVPARRLTEIARSLGGAGQVSVAVDAGSIGFEYAGTRTTVRLLDGRLPRHDKLFALSDPAVAVLDREPLVDAVRRVSVVADGGSPLQMTFTPGPDASVLLQAGFEDDVASQRLPAALEGAAGMTVAFNPAYLMDALSSFAGARVRMRLMGPGQRAMITGGEGTGTPTHQHLLMSVKPAML; from the coding sequence GTGGAATTCCGCATCGAACGCGGCGCGTTGACCGATGCCGTGTCCCGGGCCGCCCGGGTGCTGCCCGCCCGCTCCCCCGTGCCGGTCCTCGGAGGTCTGCTCCTCGACGCGGGACCGGGCGGACTCAGCGTCTCCGGCCTGGACTTCGAGGCCTCCGCCCGCATCGAGACGGTCGCCGACACGCTCCGGGCCGGCAAGGTGCTCGTCATGGGCCGCCGGCTCCTCGACATCTGCAAGGTGCTTCCCGAGGGGCCGGTCGAGTGCGCGGTCGAGGGCTCGCGCTTCACGGTCGCCGGGGGCGGTTCACGCTTCGGCCTGTCCGTCCTGCCGCTCGACGACTACCCCGCCCTCCCTCCGCTGCCCGAGCTGCGAGGGACCGTCGACGCGGCCGAGTTCGCCTCGGCTGTCGGCGATGTGGCGGTGGCCGCCGGACGGGACGACACCCTGCCGGCCCTGACCGGGATCGGACTCGGGCTCGACGGGTCCACGATGACGCTCGCGGCGACGGACCGGTACCGCTTCGCGGTGCGCACCCTGCCGTTCGCGGGGAAGGCTCCGGACGTCACGGCCGACGTCCTGGTGCCGGCCCGTCGGCTCACCGAGATCGCCCGGTCGCTGGGCGGCGCCGGCCAGGTCAGCGTGGCCGTCGACGCGGGGTCGATCGGCTTCGAGTACGCCGGGACACGGACCACGGTGCGCCTCCTGGACGGCAGGCTGCCCCGCCACGACAAGCTGTTCGCGCTGTCGGACCCCGCTGTGGCCGTGCTCGACCGGGAGCCCCTGGTGGATGCCGTCAGACGGGTCTCGGTCGTCGCGGACGGCGGCAGCCCCCTGCAGATGACCTTCACCCCGGGACCGGACGCCTCGGTGCTCCTGCAGGCCGGCTTCGAGGACGACGTGGCGTCGCAGCGGCTGCCGGCGGCGCTGGAGGGCGCCGCGGGAATGACGGTCGCCTTCAACCCCGCCTACCTCATGGACGCGCTGTCGTCCTTCGCCGGCGCGAGGGTCCGGATGCGGCTGATGGGGCCGGGCCAACGGGCCATGATCACCGGAGGGGAGGGCACCGGCACACCCACGCATCAGCACCTGCTCATGTCGGTCAAGCCCGCGATGCTCTGA
- a CDS encoding cytochrome P450: MHVSFDPWSPAFVADPYPAYAALRATGRAHYFEPTGQWLVPHHSDVSALLRDRRLGRTYLHRFSHDEFGVTAPPAAHEPFHTLNGNGILDLEAPDHTRIRRLVAKAFTPRRVEALAPTVERLAAGLVEDFVAAGGGDLLAEVAEPLPVAVIAEMLGVPESDRGLLRPWSAAICGMFELNPPPETARAAVRASVEFSAYLRELITARRADPGTDLITALITAHDDEERLTEQEIISTCVLLLNAGHEATVNATANGWWMLFRHPEQLASLRADHGLLPTAVEELLRYDTPVPMFARWVLDDIEIDGTVIRRGSQVALLFASANRDPERFADAETLDLSRADNPHISFGAGIHYCLGAPLARLEMAASFGELLRRAPAMRLAAEPEWKPGYVIRGLKELLVEV; the protein is encoded by the coding sequence ATGCACGTGTCCTTCGACCCCTGGTCCCCGGCGTTCGTCGCCGACCCGTACCCCGCCTACGCCGCGCTGCGCGCCACCGGCCGGGCGCACTACTTCGAGCCGACCGGACAGTGGCTCGTCCCGCACCACTCCGACGTCTCGGCGCTGCTGCGCGACCGGCGGCTGGGGCGGACCTACCTGCACCGCTTCAGCCACGACGAGTTCGGCGTCACCGCGCCACCGGCCGCCCACGAGCCGTTCCACACGCTCAACGGGAACGGGATCCTCGACCTGGAGGCCCCGGACCACACCCGGATCCGGCGGCTCGTCGCCAAGGCCTTCACGCCCCGCAGGGTCGAGGCGCTCGCCCCGACGGTGGAGCGGCTGGCCGCCGGACTCGTGGAGGACTTCGTGGCGGCCGGCGGCGGTGACCTCCTCGCGGAGGTCGCCGAACCGCTGCCGGTCGCCGTCATCGCCGAGATGCTCGGGGTGCCGGAGTCCGACCGGGGGCTGCTGCGGCCCTGGTCGGCGGCGATCTGCGGGATGTTCGAACTCAACCCGCCTCCGGAGACGGCGCGGGCGGCCGTGCGCGCCTCGGTGGAGTTCTCCGCGTACCTGCGGGAGCTGATCACCGCGCGGCGGGCGGACCCGGGGACGGACCTCATCACCGCGCTCATCACCGCCCACGACGACGAGGAACGGCTCACCGAGCAGGAGATCATCTCCACCTGTGTGCTGCTGCTCAACGCCGGCCACGAGGCCACGGTCAACGCCACCGCCAACGGGTGGTGGATGCTGTTCCGGCACCCGGAGCAGCTGGCCTCCCTCCGCGCCGACCACGGCCTGCTGCCCACGGCCGTGGAGGAGCTGCTGCGCTACGACACGCCGGTGCCCATGTTCGCCCGCTGGGTCCTGGACGACATCGAGATCGACGGCACCGTCATCCGGCGCGGCTCGCAGGTCGCGCTGCTCTTCGCGTCGGCCAACCGGGACCCGGAGCGCTTCGCCGACGCGGAGACACTGGACCTGTCCCGCGCGGACAACCCGCACATCTCGTTCGGCGCGGGCATCCACTACTGCCTGGGTGCCCCGCTGGCCCGCCTCGAGATGGCGGCCTCCTTCGGCGAACTGCTCCGCCGCGCACCGGCCATGCGGCTCGCGGCGGAACCCGAGTGGAAGCCGGGCTACGTGATCCGGGGGCTGAAGGAGCTGCTGGTCGAGGTCTGA
- a CDS encoding protein kinase domain-containing protein translates to MEKLGPGDPQRIGTYRLLRRLGSGGMGQVFLARSDRGRTVAIKLVRPELAAQQQFRDRFRAEVQAARRVGGAWTAPVLDAGVDAAVPWLATGYVAGPSLHRIVSGRPGTAVSDSGAYGPLPERSVRALGAGLACALQDIHTAGLIHRDLKPSNVLMTIDGPRVIDFGIARALETTAEGGLTRTGSMIGSPGFMAPEQVRGERLTTACDVFCLGSVLAYAATGRLPFGSPDDGAHALMFRIAQEDPDLAGVPDDLLGLIRECLAKDPSGRPTTDAVLERMGDTDTAEPWLPGALIAQLGRHAVGLLDSEDPEEDPAEDPAGDVVPGEGEVPPLTGGAPGGPAPAGRAADGPAASGAAGTGPDAAGGVGGVGGVGEVGAGSVPLVVAPVSTPAGRPPTAPESAGPSPEPVAGPPRPTPAPGPGTHPDTRPPGGARGLPTLVGPDQRPAAPPPGPSYGYPPRPVQGHGYGGPHPPYATPPAPFSPVVPGRRRGAGPALTLGVVAVLVAAGVGWGVYTFMRGDGDAAASPTGAVSPSGSAAGSGGASSSGSSADGKGPNADGTIPSGYLGTWTGTIGGGADSSTRRLVIRQGGAGDTVLSLTAEGPLDGGGSYHCVFQAELESDPAPGSPVRIGPSEVTSGRPVSSCTPGRPTVLTLLPDGSLRREITDTGESLTYTKAG, encoded by the coding sequence ATGGAGAAGCTGGGACCCGGCGATCCGCAACGCATCGGCACCTACCGCCTGTTGCGCCGCCTCGGCTCCGGCGGGATGGGGCAGGTGTTCCTGGCCCGCTCGGACCGGGGACGTACCGTCGCGATCAAACTGGTCCGCCCCGAACTCGCCGCCCAGCAGCAGTTCCGCGACCGTTTCCGCGCCGAGGTGCAGGCCGCGCGTCGCGTCGGCGGGGCCTGGACAGCGCCGGTCCTGGACGCCGGGGTCGACGCCGCGGTCCCGTGGCTCGCCACCGGTTACGTCGCCGGCCCCTCGCTGCACCGCATCGTCTCGGGGCGGCCCGGCACCGCGGTGTCCGACTCGGGGGCCTACGGCCCGCTGCCGGAGCGCTCCGTCCGCGCCCTCGGCGCCGGACTCGCGTGCGCGCTCCAGGACATCCACACCGCCGGGCTCATCCACCGTGACCTGAAGCCGTCCAACGTCCTGATGACGATCGACGGGCCCAGGGTCATCGACTTCGGCATCGCCCGGGCCCTGGAGACCACTGCGGAGGGCGGTCTCACCCGCACGGGTTCGATGATCGGTTCACCCGGCTTCATGGCACCCGAGCAGGTGCGGGGCGAGCGGCTGACGACGGCGTGCGACGTGTTCTGCCTCGGCTCGGTGCTCGCGTACGCGGCGACCGGCAGGCTGCCGTTCGGCTCCCCCGACGACGGGGCGCACGCCCTGATGTTCCGGATCGCGCAGGAGGACCCGGACCTCGCCGGGGTACCGGATGACCTGCTCGGCCTCATCCGGGAATGCCTGGCCAAGGACCCCTCCGGCCGGCCCACGACGGACGCCGTCCTGGAGCGCATGGGTGACACGGACACGGCGGAGCCGTGGCTCCCCGGTGCGCTGATCGCCCAACTCGGGCGTCACGCGGTGGGGTTGCTGGACTCCGAGGATCCGGAGGAGGACCCGGCGGAGGATCCGGCCGGTGACGTGGTCCCGGGCGAGGGCGAGGTCCCGCCCCTGACCGGCGGAGCGCCCGGCGGCCCCGCACCGGCGGGCCGGGCGGCCGACGGACCGGCGGCGAGCGGTGCGGCGGGGACCGGGCCGGACGCGGCCGGCGGGGTCGGCGGGGTCGGCGGGGTCGGCGAGGTCGGCGCTGGATCCGTACCGCTCGTCGTGGCGCCGGTGTCCACCCCGGCCGGACGTCCGCCCACGGCACCGGAGAGCGCGGGGCCGTCGCCGGAGCCCGTCGCCGGTCCCCCGCGGCCCACTCCGGCGCCAGGACCGGGCACGCACCCGGACACACGACCCCCGGGCGGTGCGCGGGGGCTCCCCACCCTGGTCGGCCCGGACCAGCGGCCCGCCGCCCCGCCGCCGGGGCCCTCGTACGGCTACCCTCCGCGGCCCGTCCAGGGGCATGGGTACGGCGGGCCGCATCCGCCGTACGCCACGCCCCCGGCCCCCTTCTCCCCGGTCGTGCCGGGACGCCGCCGCGGGGCGGGTCCCGCCCTGACACTCGGCGTGGTCGCGGTGCTCGTCGCCGCGGGCGTGGGCTGGGGCGTCTACACCTTCATGCGAGGCGACGGCGACGCCGCGGCCTCGCCCACCGGCGCGGTGTCACCGTCCGGTTCGGCGGCGGGGTCCGGCGGGGCCTCCTCGTCCGGCTCCTCCGCGGACGGCAAGGGCCCGAACGCCGACGGCACGATCCCCTCCGGATACCTCGGCACCTGGACCGGGACCATCGGCGGCGGCGCCGACTCGTCCACCCGCCGGCTCGTCATCCGGCAGGGCGGGGCGGGCGACACCGTGCTGTCGCTCACCGCCGAGGGCCCGCTCGACGGCGGGGGCTCCTACCACTGCGTGTTCCAGGCGGAGTTGGAGAGCGATCCGGCACCGGGCTCACCGGTGCGCATCGGGCCCTCCGAGGTCACGTCCGGAAGGCCGGTCTCGTCCTGCACTCCGGGCAGGCCCACCGTCCTGACGCTGCTGCCCGACGGCTCGCTGCGCCGGGAGATCACGGACACCGGCGAGAGCCTGACGTACACGAAGGCGGGCTGA
- a CDS encoding diacylglycerol kinase: MSAAEPPGDGDHQLLVLIDPLARRYDGESVRIAKDVLSAGAHAKICLPDSPDEFARALSRRGARRPVVVGDDHALLRAVSQLHRERELSDGALSLVPVGAAHTLELAHALGVPRGAVAAARAVLDGAVRRLDLLVDDSDGVVLGDLRIPAVSPAPDAPHTMWDTCRTLMASLVRPAPPSPATPPGAHRLRVEADGVLLNDLDRPVDGVSVTTQGDGGVAGVVIHTTAGDTVTAEAKAVTVAGPDFRYRADIQTAGPVRTRTWTVRAGAWGLVLPANG, encoded by the coding sequence GTGTCGGCTGCAGAGCCCCCCGGCGACGGCGACCACCAGCTACTCGTGCTCATCGACCCCCTTGCCCGCCGCTACGACGGCGAATCCGTGCGCATCGCGAAGGACGTGCTGAGCGCCGGAGCGCACGCCAAGATCTGCCTCCCGGACAGCCCGGACGAATTCGCCCGGGCCCTGTCCAGGCGGGGCGCGAGACGGCCGGTGGTCGTCGGCGACGACCACGCGCTGCTGCGGGCCGTGTCCCAGCTCCACCGGGAGCGGGAGCTCTCCGACGGGGCCCTCTCCCTCGTCCCGGTCGGCGCCGCGCACACGCTGGAGCTCGCGCACGCCCTCGGCGTGCCCCGCGGCGCGGTCGCGGCCGCGCGCGCGGTCCTCGACGGGGCGGTCCGCAGACTGGACCTCCTGGTCGACGACAGCGACGGTGTGGTCCTGGGAGACCTGCGCATCCCCGCCGTGAGCCCCGCGCCGGACGCGCCCCACACCATGTGGGACACCTGCCGCACGCTGATGGCGTCCCTGGTCCGCCCGGCACCGCCCTCCCCGGCCACGCCGCCCGGCGCGCACCGGCTCCGCGTCGAGGCGGACGGCGTCCTGCTGAACGACCTGGACCGGCCGGTCGACGGCGTCTCGGTGACCACCCAGGGCGACGGCGGCGTCGCCGGCGTGGTGATCCACACGACCGCGGGGGACACCGTCACCGCCGAGGCCAAGGCGGTGACGGTCGCCGGCCCCGACTTCCGCTACCGCGCGGACATACAGACCGCGGGCCCGGTCAGGACCCGTACCTGGACGGTGCGCGCGGGGGCCTGGGGGCTGGTGCTGCCCGCGAACGGCTGA